Proteins from a single region of Thermococcus alcaliphilus:
- a CDS encoding adenosylhomocysteinase has product MDCTKDYCVKDIKLAPEGEKKIDWVSRFMPVLQHIRREFEKEKPFKGVRIAATLHLEMKTAFLLLTLKAAGAEVSAAASNPLSTQDDVVAALAKNGVKVYAIRGESREEYYEFMHRALDIRPNIIIDDGADMVSTVLKERQELIPEIWGASEETTTGVIRLRAMEKDGVLKFPIIAVNDSYTKYLFDNRYGTGQSTWDGIIRSTNLLVAGKNVVVVGYGWCGRGIAMRARGLGATVIVVEVDPIRALEARMDGYLVMPMKEAAKVGDIFVTSTGNINCIRREHFEVMKDGAIMANAGHFDVEISKPDLESLAVEISHPRPNITEYKLKDGRRLYLLAEGRLVNLAAADGHPAEIMDMSFALQAKAAEYIKNNRGKLEPKVYVLPREIDEMVARIKLKAMGIGIEELTEEQKKYLESWEHGT; this is encoded by the coding sequence ATGGACTGCACAAAAGATTATTGCGTAAAGGACATTAAACTTGCACCAGAAGGGGAGAAAAAGATAGACTGGGTTTCAAGGTTTATGCCCGTCCTCCAGCATATAAGAAGGGAATTTGAGAAGGAAAAACCCTTTAAAGGAGTTAGAATTGCTGCAACCCTTCATCTTGAAATGAAAACAGCCTTCTTGCTCTTGACTTTAAAAGCCGCAGGAGCAGAGGTCTCAGCAGCGGCAAGCAATCCATTGAGCACACAAGACGATGTTGTTGCAGCTTTGGCAAAGAATGGGGTAAAGGTCTACGCCATAAGAGGAGAAAGCAGGGAAGAGTACTACGAGTTCATGCACAGAGCATTAGACATAAGGCCAAACATCATCATAGACGACGGAGCGGACATGGTTTCAACGGTCTTAAAGGAGAGACAAGAGCTAATCCCCGAAATATGGGGTGCTAGTGAGGAAACGACCACTGGTGTGATAAGGTTAAGGGCTATGGAAAAGGACGGAGTGCTCAAATTCCCGATTATAGCAGTTAATGATTCATATACAAAATACCTCTTTGATAACCGCTATGGAACGGGCCAATCAACATGGGACGGAATAATAAGGAGCACAAACCTCCTTGTTGCAGGTAAAAACGTCGTGGTTGTCGGCTACGGGTGGTGCGGAAGAGGAATTGCGATGCGTGCAAGGGGACTGGGAGCGACGGTCATAGTAGTCGAGGTAGATCCTATTAGGGCATTAGAGGCAAGAATGGACGGGTATTTGGTTATGCCAATGAAGGAAGCGGCTAAAGTTGGAGACATCTTTGTCACTTCTACCGGAAACATAAACTGCATCCGCAGGGAGCACTTTGAAGTTATGAAGGACGGGGCAATCATGGCAAACGCCGGTCACTTTGACGTGGAAATCTCAAAGCCCGATTTAGAGAGCTTGGCAGTAGAGATTAGCCATCCAAGGCCAAACATTACTGAGTACAAACTCAAAGATGGAAGAAGGTTATATCTCCTAGCAGAAGGTAGACTTGTTAATCTAGCAGCTGCTGATGGGCATCCAGCAGAGATTATGGACATGAGCTTTGCTTTGCAGGCGAAGGCAGCGGAGTACATTAAGAACAACCGTGGAAAGCTTGAACCTAAGGTCTATGTCCTTCCAAGAGAAATCGACGAAATGGTCGCAAGGATTAAGCTAAAGGCCATGGGTATTGGGATTGAAGAGCTAACCGAAGAACAGAAGAAGTACTTGGAAAGCTGGGAGCATGGGACTTAA
- a CDS encoding DUF4932 domain-containing protein: MKKASLILCLLVLIATTPTAAEEPKVIIEVNPNLELFAVVYILAFNGSDPFIIAPQSYINDVLDYFAPYKDHPAVYSVRGAIPQDLPHYRRDYSINEFAASLVSKPSLGNMSENDFTLSEFYRSLINFAKESNFMEFYKKHEKEYEEALKPAREALTQDIFQKFGELFGKQYKTFHIALSYSLRVHPGSKAVGDTAYYFGYVGFMPEQYAEIFYLYIATHEYSHSFINPLISEYLAEFSELDYYLRQVRSELAYTTYDPHFDTNYLYISENLVEALTNYVLMSLKPNVVHDLPRYFILRDHVLGFYLVDDLVREFRNFEGSKDSNETFEDYIPILIEHMKSWATPENVSEYFKKRVPLSGLWLFDRGYEEGKIIIVYGAKNPDPTGIEYDKETAFMLKELIEKDDTWKLYNGKPKIIVKAENELSEEDLRTNLIFVGGPAANGLVKNLTALPIKFVFNGTWVLAKNATGFESFVGFAIENEVYRELREVSGTFQAYPLGVMEIVKNPWNERNLIAVIAGVDRYCTRKLAKDFTAYPRSYGIESGNYTEVGFYVQGDSI, encoded by the coding sequence ATGAAAAAGGCTTCACTAATTTTATGCCTTCTCGTTCTTATCGCCACTACACCAACGGCCGCAGAAGAGCCAAAGGTTATTATAGAGGTGAACCCGAACCTTGAGCTTTTCGCTGTTGTATATATCCTCGCGTTTAATGGAAGTGATCCCTTTATAATCGCCCCTCAAAGCTATATCAACGATGTTTTGGATTATTTTGCTCCCTATAAAGATCATCCAGCCGTTTATTCGGTTAGAGGAGCTATCCCACAGGATTTACCTCACTATAGAAGGGACTACTCGATAAATGAATTCGCAGCTTCTCTAGTTTCAAAACCCTCTCTCGGCAACATGAGCGAGAACGATTTCACTTTGAGCGAGTTCTACAGATCTTTGATAAATTTTGCCAAGGAAAGTAACTTCATGGAATTCTACAAAAAACATGAGAAAGAATACGAAGAAGCTTTAAAACCAGCAAGGGAAGCCCTCACGCAGGATATTTTCCAAAAGTTTGGAGAACTCTTTGGAAAGCAGTACAAAACCTTTCATATAGCTCTTTCGTATTCTCTAAGAGTCCATCCCGGGAGCAAGGCTGTTGGAGACACTGCTTATTACTTTGGTTATGTGGGTTTTATGCCCGAGCAATATGCTGAAATCTTTTACCTTTATATCGCCACTCATGAGTATTCTCACTCCTTTATCAATCCCCTTATTTCAGAGTATCTCGCTGAGTTTTCAGAGTTAGATTATTACCTCCGTCAGGTGAGAAGTGAGCTGGCTTATACAACCTACGATCCACACTTTGATACAAACTACCTGTACATCTCCGAGAACCTTGTTGAAGCGCTTACAAACTACGTTCTAATGTCTCTTAAGCCTAACGTTGTTCATGATCTTCCCAGATACTTCATTTTGCGGGATCATGTGCTTGGATTTTATTTGGTTGATGATTTGGTAAGGGAATTTAGAAATTTTGAGGGCTCTAAAGACTCAAATGAAACCTTTGAGGATTACATTCCGATATTAATCGAGCACATGAAAAGCTGGGCAACTCCGGAAAATGTTAGTGAATATTTCAAAAAACGAGTGCCTTTGAGTGGCTTATGGCTTTTTGATAGAGGTTATGAAGAGGGAAAAATTATAATCGTTTACGGAGCAAAAAATCCAGACCCAACTGGAATAGAATACGATAAAGAAACCGCTTTCATGCTTAAGGAGCTTATTGAGAAGGACGACACATGGAAGCTCTATAATGGCAAGCCGAAAATTATAGTAAAAGCGGAAAACGAGCTTAGTGAAGAGGACTTGAGGACGAATCTCATATTCGTTGGAGGGCCTGCTGCCAACGGGTTGGTTAAGAACTTGACAGCTCTTCCTATAAAATTCGTTTTTAACGGCACGTGGGTTTTAGCGAAAAATGCAACGGGCTTTGAGAGTTTTGTAGGATTTGCTATTGAGAACGAAGTTTATAGAGAGCTTAGAGAAGTGAGCGGAACCTTCCAGGCTTACCCCTTAGGAGTTATGGAAATTGTAAAGAACCCTTGGAACGAGAGGAACCTGATAGCTGTAATAGCTGGAGTGGATAGGTATTGTACAAGAAAATTGGCAAAGGATTTCACAGCTTATCCGCGGAGCTATGGCATTGAGAGCGGCAACTATACAGAAGTTGGGTTTTATGTTCAGGGTGATAGCATATGA
- the pgiA gene encoding glucose-6-phosphate isomerase has translation MKYKEPFGVKLDFETGIIENAKKSVRRLSDMKGYFIDEEAWKKMVEEGDPVVYEVYAIEQEEKEGDLNFATTVLYPGKVGNEFFMTKGHYHSKIDRAEVYFALKGKGGMLLQTPEGEARFIEMEPGTIVYVPPYWAHRTINTGDEPFIFLALYPADAGHDYGTIAEKGFSKIVVEENGKVVVKDNPKWKV, from the coding sequence ATGAAGTATAAAGAACCCTTCGGTGTTAAGCTCGATTTTGAAACCGGGATCATTGAGAACGCAAAGAAAAGCGTCAGAAGGCTCAGCGACATGAAGGGCTACTTCATTGATGAGGAAGCTTGGAAGAAAATGGTGGAAGAGGGAGATCCAGTGGTTTACGAGGTCTATGCAATAGAGCAGGAAGAAAAAGAGGGCGACCTCAACTTCGCAACTACTGTTCTCTACCCCGGCAAAGTGGGAAATGAGTTCTTCATGACCAAAGGCCACTATCACTCAAAAATAGACAGGGCGGAGGTCTATTTTGCCCTTAAAGGCAAGGGAGGTATGCTGCTTCAAACACCCGAGGGAGAGGCAAGGTTCATCGAGATGGAACCAGGCACTATAGTTTACGTTCCTCCGTACTGGGCTCATAGAACTATAAACACCGGGGATGAGCCGTTTATCTTCCTCGCACTGTACCCGGCAGATGCGGGTCATGACTATGGAACAATCGCTGAAAAGGGCTTTTCTAAGATAGTGGTTGAAGAGAACGGAAAGGTTGTCGTCAAGGACAACCCCAAGTGGAAGGTGTAA
- the tsaA gene encoding tRNA (N6-threonylcarbamoyladenosine(37)-N6)-methyltransferase TrmO → MKKFELIPIGQVHKDGETFLEIYPEFAEALEGLNEGDWIKLILWFHKSDTPEKRKTLKVHPSGDPKNPLRGVFATRSPVRPNPIAIYTVKIVKIQGTRIFITEIDAFDGTPIVDIKPFVKELDCPKGI, encoded by the coding sequence ATGAAAAAATTTGAACTAATCCCAATTGGCCAAGTTCATAAAGACGGCGAGACTTTCCTCGAAATCTACCCAGAGTTCGCTGAGGCTCTTGAAGGCCTTAACGAAGGTGATTGGATAAAGCTGATCTTATGGTTCCACAAGAGCGACACCCCGGAGAAGAGAAAAACATTGAAAGTCCATCCTAGTGGAGATCCAAAAAACCCGCTAAGAGGAGTTTTTGCAACTCGCTCGCCAGTTAGACCAAATCCCATTGCCATTTACACCGTGAAGATTGTTAAGATACAGGGGACGAGAATCTTTATCACTGAGATAGACGCCTTTGATGGTACTCCTATAGTGGACATAAAGCCCTTCGTGAAAGAGCTTGACTGTCCGAAAGGGATTTAA
- a CDS encoding tetratricopeptide repeat protein, which yields MEEILKAIQEKDCKKLASLLYYKADELSEEELREVLEKAEKLALECRDYELYKLVVYYFLEFLDVDKVEEFEKLAEEEDAFEVKYHLADLYYLLGELEKALDLYRGLLEEETEKGNLENIAKVYYNMGLIHEELLEYEKALELMDKAEKALEELGKEEDVKQIRIYKAYITFEMGEIAKAKAELAELLSQNLDERLKSQIHLVFEEIFEDEDNYEAALHECLYAMLYGRDSEYFDVAFDALIDVVWQMMLEDRFEEIYNNIDMFARAFPEMKEFFEGVKAVALYKDGKIGREEVSDYITKIKDRRLLDLLEFLSEAEL from the coding sequence ATGGAAGAGATACTTAAGGCAATTCAGGAGAAAGACTGTAAAAAGCTGGCAAGTTTGCTATATTACAAGGCCGATGAGCTTAGTGAAGAGGAGCTGCGAGAGGTTCTTGAAAAAGCTGAAAAGCTCGCCTTAGAATGTAGAGATTATGAGCTGTACAAGCTTGTGGTTTATTATTTCCTAGAGTTTCTTGATGTTGACAAGGTTGAAGAGTTTGAGAAGCTCGCTGAAGAAGAGGATGCCTTTGAAGTTAAATATCATCTTGCCGATTTATATTATCTTTTAGGTGAATTAGAAAAGGCGCTTGACCTCTACAGAGGACTGCTTGAGGAAGAGACTGAAAAAGGCAACTTGGAGAACATCGCAAAAGTATACTACAACATGGGACTCATCCATGAGGAGCTTTTAGAGTACGAAAAAGCATTAGAACTCATGGACAAGGCAGAAAAAGCCCTGGAGGAGCTTGGAAAAGAGGAGGATGTTAAGCAGATAAGAATCTACAAAGCTTACATAACCTTTGAGATGGGGGAGATAGCAAAAGCAAAGGCCGAGCTTGCTGAGCTTCTCTCACAAAACCTAGACGAGAGGTTGAAATCTCAGATACACCTTGTCTTTGAGGAAATATTTGAGGATGAAGACAACTATGAGGCAGCCCTGCATGAATGCCTCTATGCAATGCTCTATGGAAGAGACAGTGAGTACTTTGACGTTGCATTTGATGCTCTAATAGATGTAGTGTGGCAGATGATGCTGGAGGACAGGTTTGAGGAAATTTACAACAACATAGACATGTTTGCTAGAGCATTCCCAGAAATGAAGGAGTTCTTTGAAGGAGTAAAGGCTGTCGCCCTGTACAAGGACGGCAAAATCGGAAGGGAGGAGGTTAGTGACTACATAACGAAGATAAAGGACAGGAGGCTTTTGGACCTTCTTGAGTTCTTGAGCGAGGCAGAGCTTTAA
- the mobA gene encoding molybdenum cofactor guanylyltransferase MobA — MIAAVLAGGKAKRFGEEKLLYKVSGKPLILHAIESVLEAEGIDEAVIITSREKKEVFEKLGFKVIVDKLEIGPAGGVYTALKKLSDVFVVAGDMPSIKPEFVDYIIEKFYKLKPLVCVPKWKNGYLEPLHAAYSKNFLKILEEQITKGRYMLNEAIRLSNPCYIEIEPLPNEWRESFFNVNTKSDLRKSRGSSRV; from the coding sequence ATGATTGCCGCTGTGCTCGCCGGAGGAAAAGCAAAGCGTTTTGGAGAAGAGAAGCTACTCTACAAAGTTAGTGGGAAGCCCCTGATACTCCACGCCATAGAGAGCGTTCTTGAAGCGGAAGGGATAGACGAAGCTGTAATAATAACTTCAAGGGAGAAAAAAGAAGTCTTTGAAAAGCTTGGCTTTAAGGTTATCGTTGACAAACTTGAAATCGGCCCAGCTGGCGGTGTTTACACCGCTCTAAAAAAACTGAGCGACGTTTTTGTAGTGGCGGGAGACATGCCCTCAATAAAACCCGAATTCGTTGACTACATCATAGAGAAGTTCTACAAGCTTAAGCCTCTTGTCTGCGTCCCAAAATGGAAAAACGGCTATCTTGAGCCCCTCCATGCCGCATATTCAAAAAACTTCCTGAAAATACTGGAGGAGCAGATAACCAAAGGCAGATATATGCTTAACGAGGCAATAAGGCTCTCCAATCCTTGCTACATAGAAATAGAGCCCCTTCCCAACGAATGGCGCGAGAGCTTCTTTAACGTAAACACCAAAAGCGATTTAAGGAAGAGTAGAGGCTCTTCGAGAGTATAA
- a CDS encoding ribonuclease Z has product MLEVIFLGTGGIMPNKERNVPSIALRYNGEIILWDIGEGTLRQLNIAKLSPMKIEKIFITHFHGDHYLGLMSLIQTMTLWNREKPLHVYGPKYTFEFIQNYLKSGFFRPSFDIHVHELGEARLKFENYEIWSFKVEHGVPALGYVFKEKDKRGSFDLNKIKELGLKPGPWMKELETKGKIEINGKFIHLEDVTGSPKRGVKVVYTGDTEPCERVKLFSEKADVLIHEATYLSEEDRGESYHSTVPKACEVAKKAKVKLLVLFHRAPRYTYEEYKQGAEKLCRHRFIIPKDFDVLRIGEEYELSSLR; this is encoded by the coding sequence ATGCTTGAAGTGATTTTCCTCGGCACTGGTGGCATAATGCCCAACAAAGAAAGAAACGTGCCCTCTATAGCGTTAAGATACAATGGAGAGATTATCCTTTGGGATATCGGGGAGGGGACTCTAAGACAGCTGAACATAGCCAAGCTGAGCCCCATGAAGATTGAGAAGATTTTCATAACCCATTTCCACGGCGACCACTACCTTGGTCTGATGAGCCTTATTCAAACAATGACCCTCTGGAACAGGGAAAAGCCCCTCCACGTTTACGGTCCAAAGTACACCTTCGAGTTCATTCAAAACTACCTAAAAAGTGGATTTTTCAGGCCAAGCTTTGATATACATGTCCACGAGCTCGGAGAGGCAAGGCTGAAGTTTGAAAACTATGAAATATGGAGCTTCAAAGTTGAGCATGGCGTCCCTGCTTTAGGCTATGTTTTCAAGGAGAAAGACAAAAGGGGAAGTTTTGACTTAAATAAAATCAAGGAGCTCGGCCTAAAGCCCGGTCCCTGGATGAAAGAGCTTGAGACTAAGGGAAAGATTGAGATTAATGGCAAGTTTATTCACCTCGAAGATGTGACTGGAAGTCCCAAGAGAGGTGTGAAAGTCGTTTATACCGGCGATACCGAGCCCTGCGAAAGGGTGAAGCTCTTTTCTGAAAAGGCGGATGTTTTAATTCACGAAGCAACTTACCTCAGCGAAGAGGATAGGGGGGAGAGCTATCACTCAACAGTTCCAAAGGCCTGCGAAGTTGCAAAAAAAGCAAAAGTTAAACTCCTAGTTCTCTTCCACAGAGCCCCCAGATATACGTACGAAGAGTATAAGCAGGGGGCGGAAAAACTTTGCAGGCATAGATTTATAATACCCAAAGACTTCGATGTGCTTAGGATTGGTGAAGAGTATGAGCTATCTTCGCTACGTTAA
- a CDS encoding KH domain-containing protein, producing MREELKRMLKVDILDIEYEGDKVIVYVPKDQVRIAVGSGGSAVKAAELVLGKKIEIRGR from the coding sequence ATGAGGGAAGAACTGAAGCGCATGCTTAAAGTTGATATTCTCGACATTGAATACGAGGGAGACAAAGTGATCGTTTATGTTCCCAAGGATCAGGTCAGGATAGCCGTGGGGAGTGGAGGAAGCGCTGTAAAGGCAGCAGAGCTTGTACTTGGCAAGAAAATCGAGATTAGAGGTAGATGA
- a CDS encoding adenylosuccinate synthetase, whose product MPSYIVVGGQWGDEGKGSIIAYLATHDKPEVIARGGVGTNAGHSVFINGKKYAVRQLPTGFMNEDARLLVGAGVLVDPEVFLHELEHLKDFNVKDRVGIDYRCTVIEPKHKELDRTNGYLHGKIGTTGSGCGPANADRALRKARQVKDIKELEPYLTDVAAEVNDALDDGKLVLVEGTQGFGLSLYFGTYPYVTSKDTSASAIASDVGIGPTRVDDVIVVFKSFPTRVGAGPFPTEMSEEEADRLGLVEYGTVTGRRRRVGWFDFEFARYSARINGATILAVTMLDKYDKEAFGVTDFDKLPKRAKDFISEIEEKVGVPVGLIKTGPELEHIIDLRENI is encoded by the coding sequence ATGCCAAGCTACATTGTTGTTGGTGGTCAATGGGGAGATGAAGGGAAAGGATCAATAATCGCTTATCTTGCGACGCATGACAAACCAGAGGTCATAGCAAGGGGCGGAGTAGGAACAAACGCAGGGCACAGCGTTTTTATAAATGGAAAGAAGTATGCAGTAAGACAGCTTCCCACGGGTTTTATGAACGAAGATGCAAGGCTTTTGGTTGGGGCTGGAGTTTTGGTTGATCCAGAGGTTTTCCTCCATGAACTTGAGCACCTGAAAGATTTCAATGTTAAAGATAGAGTGGGCATCGATTATCGCTGTACTGTAATAGAGCCAAAGCATAAGGAACTTGATAGAACAAACGGCTATCTCCATGGAAAGATAGGAACTACCGGCTCTGGCTGTGGTCCAGCGAATGCAGACAGAGCATTAAGGAAGGCTAGGCAGGTAAAGGACATCAAGGAACTTGAGCCCTACCTAACAGACGTTGCAGCTGAAGTTAACGATGCCCTCGACGATGGAAAGCTCGTTTTGGTGGAGGGAACGCAGGGGTTTGGCTTAAGCCTCTATTTCGGCACTTATCCCTATGTTACGTCAAAAGACACCTCCGCATCAGCTATAGCAAGCGACGTTGGAATAGGCCCTACAAGGGTTGATGATGTCATAGTGGTTTTCAAGAGCTTTCCAACTAGAGTTGGGGCAGGGCCGTTCCCAACGGAGATGAGTGAAGAAGAGGCTGATAGACTGGGATTGGTCGAGTACGGCACAGTTACCGGAAGGAGAAGAAGAGTAGGATGGTTTGACTTTGAATTCGCAAGGTACTCTGCAAGGATTAACGGTGCGACAATTTTAGCAGTGACCATGCTCGACAAGTACGATAAGGAAGCCTTTGGAGTGACTGATTTTGACAAGCTTCCAAAGAGGGCAAAAGACTTCATTTCGGAAATAGAGGAAAAAGTTGGGGTGCCAGTGGGCCTTATAAAGACCGGGCCAGAGTTGGAGCACATCATTGACTTAAGGGAGAACATTTAG
- a CDS encoding site-2 protease family protein, translating to MALGFRKQELEDLAISFIVLTLVFSQFELRLIPYVALGIFTAFVFHEIAHRQVARKYGYYAVYRRWDTGIMLALLLGILNKLLGLRFIFAAVGAVQVYSLYAGWEDREIYGKISLAGPVTNILVGVFALVLLLFGKFSGILWASLYYTAFINLWLAFFNLLPIPPLDGYKVLRWNPGYWGVAIGVAFLLQSLL from the coding sequence ATGGCACTTGGCTTTAGGAAACAGGAGCTAGAAGACTTAGCTATATCTTTCATTGTTCTTACCCTTGTTTTTTCCCAATTTGAGCTTAGATTAATCCCCTATGTTGCCCTTGGAATATTTACGGCGTTTGTATTCCACGAAATCGCCCATCGACAGGTTGCAAGGAAGTATGGATACTACGCAGTTTATAGAAGATGGGACACAGGAATTATGCTAGCTTTGCTCTTGGGGATACTAAACAAGCTCCTAGGCCTTAGGTTTATTTTCGCAGCAGTTGGGGCCGTTCAAGTTTACTCTCTCTATGCAGGCTGGGAGGATAGAGAGATTTACGGAAAGATAAGCCTTGCCGGGCCTGTAACGAACATATTGGTGGGAGTGTTTGCACTCGTTTTACTGCTATTTGGAAAATTTTCCGGTATTTTGTGGGCTTCCCTGTACTATACAGCCTTCATAAATCTCTGGCTGGCATTCTTTAACCTTCTACCGATTCCTCCTTTGGATGGCTATAAGGTTTTAAGGTGGAATCCCGGCTACTGGGGAGTGGCTATAGGAGTAGCATTCCTTCTCCAGTCCCTCCTTTAG
- a CDS encoding GNAT family N-acetyltransferase, whose amino-acid sequence MKVRIATLDDCKGIVDVHCSGVERWIKKSEGKEASYEELSIEERYLHGGPWMSIETCAIHMNNLLLEGQFPVVAEKNGNIVGNGEALISEELIGSKIRKIAHIDVLEVHKSFRGKGVGRAIVGFVEELACEKGCELVTVTPEKSAIGFYEKLGIKDVFYSASFVEFDLKSFPSIGVEPEVFEFSWKEVKGLEMVAGKFQSSYHHWFVAFKDKIAGIDDRVYFESGRLGRSYYVLEEVYYGSSVVTGYLWGKGEDFPLLLARAKELGFKKLRTIVGKEFVGEFKPKVLDSVIILSKSLYSSLNRFWCLR is encoded by the coding sequence ATGAAAGTTAGGATTGCAACGCTTGATGACTGCAAAGGCATAGTTGATGTTCACTGCTCCGGAGTTGAGAGGTGGATAAAGAAAAGCGAAGGTAAAGAAGCGAGTTACGAAGAACTCAGCATTGAGGAGCGTTATCTCCACGGCGGCCCTTGGATGAGCATTGAAACCTGTGCAATCCACATGAACAACCTCCTTTTAGAGGGGCAGTTTCCTGTAGTTGCGGAGAAAAATGGCAATATAGTAGGGAACGGGGAAGCCTTAATCAGTGAAGAGCTCATAGGGAGCAAAATTAGAAAAATTGCCCATATAGATGTGCTTGAGGTGCATAAAAGCTTCAGAGGCAAAGGTGTGGGCAGAGCTATTGTTGGATTTGTCGAAGAGTTGGCTTGCGAGAAAGGCTGTGAGCTGGTTACAGTAACCCCAGAAAAATCGGCAATCGGGTTCTATGAAAAGCTCGGCATAAAGGATGTCTTTTACAGTGCAAGCTTTGTGGAGTTTGACCTTAAGTCTTTTCCCAGCATTGGGGTAGAGCCGGAGGTGTTTGAATTCTCATGGAAAGAGGTTAAGGGTCTAGAAATGGTCGCGGGAAAGTTCCAAAGTTCCTACCACCACTGGTTCGTGGCATTCAAAGATAAAATAGCGGGGATAGATGATAGGGTTTATTTCGAGAGCGGAAGGCTGGGGAGGTCTTATTATGTTCTCGAGGAGGTCTATTATGGTAGCTCTGTTGTTACGGGCTACTTGTGGGGCAAAGGAGAGGATTTTCCCCTTTTGCTTGCTAGAGCAAAGGAGCTTGGCTTCAAAAAGCTCCGCACGATAGTTGGAAAAGAATTTGTGGGAGAATTCAAGCCCAAAGTGCTTGACAGCGTTATTATACTCTCGAAGAGCCTCTACTCTTCCTTAAATCGCTTTTGGTGTTTACGTTAA
- a CDS encoding TraB domain-containing protein — MSYLRYVKVIGTMHVSPKSRREVRKAILEEKPDAIAIELDRQRFYSLQSSERITFKEAVKLGKKALLGYILMKVEEKIGEEFGMKPGGEMMEAIQTASLLGVPLYLIDEDIQSIMGKLLRAPLREKILLLLESSLVFLPIAPEAESQEDIMESYKMMMHRFKLRYPYLFRILVEERNEIMARNLKAIVDELKRRGVKKPKVVAVVGLGHKKGIEKLLNSYREEKNFYTITTRL; from the coding sequence ATGAGCTATCTTCGCTACGTTAAGGTCATAGGGACAATGCACGTTTCCCCAAAGAGCAGAAGAGAAGTCAGAAAAGCTATACTAGAAGAAAAGCCCGATGCAATTGCTATCGAACTTGACAGGCAGAGATTTTACTCCCTCCAATCCTCGGAGAGGATCACGTTTAAGGAAGCAGTAAAGCTCGGAAAGAAAGCCCTCTTGGGATACATCCTTATGAAGGTTGAGGAAAAGATTGGAGAAGAATTTGGCATGAAGCCTGGAGGAGAAATGATGGAAGCAATCCAGACAGCATCTCTTCTCGGAGTTCCGCTGTATTTAATCGATGAAGACATACAAAGTATCATGGGAAAGCTTCTCAGAGCACCTTTGAGGGAAAAGATACTCCTCCTACTTGAGAGCTCCCTGGTTTTTCTTCCAATTGCTCCAGAAGCAGAAAGTCAAGAGGATATAATGGAGAGTTATAAGATGATGATGCACAGATTTAAGCTCCGCTACCCCTACCTTTTTAGGATTCTCGTGGAGGAAAGAAATGAGATAATGGCAAGGAACCTAAAAGCAATTGTTGATGAGCTTAAGAGGAGAGGAGTCAAGAAGCCAAAAGTAGTAGCCGTGGTAGGTCTTGGACACAAAAAAGGCATAGAAAAGCTTTTGAATTCTTACAGAGAAGAGAAGAACTTTTATACAATAACAACAAGATTATAG